In Labilibaculum sp. DW002, the genomic window AAGTGCTTATTATATTACTGATATTTTCCCAACTCATATCAACCTAGTTTTCCCAGTTAACAACTCCTGCATCATACCCTGCTTTATTTGCTGGCATTTGGCTTTTTTATTCTCCAAAGCTTCTATTTCTTTATCCATATCGGATAAAGTATCTGCAATTGCTTCTTGTTCTTCCATACTATGAGGTATAGGTATATTAATTTTGGCAATATTCTTATGACCAACATGTGGCTGACCCGAGGAATTAAAAATCTCCTTTATTTGTCTAATAGCAAATGAACTCCTTAAATTTAAAAAAAGATAATCTCTATTTAACTTTTCGCTGTCAAAATCAATTTTAAAGGCATTATTACTTAAAACACCTTCTGCTCCAGAATAGACATCTCCAGCAGTATTCCCTGTATTGACCATCATTATATCTGTACTACTCATAATTTTATTTGGATAAATATCCTTAACATACCACTTAAAATCATCGGTAAAGAAATCTCTTATATACAAATATCTAATATATCCCTTTCTTGTAGATCTTAATTGCTCAGATTGTGCTATTTGTACTCCTTGAGTAAATTCACAAAGTGTACCTAATTTCAGTTCTTCCCACTCCCCACTAAACCCAGGCAACCTCTTTTTACCAGTAAGCAATTGCTGCATGGCGCCTTGTTTAATGGCTTTCTTTTTGGCTATGAGTTTTTCCAAATTGCTGATTAAAGAATCAACATCGCTTAAGGCGGTGGCTATGGCTTTTTGTTCGGCTAGGGTTGGGGGAAGAGGAACTTTCCAATTCAACATATCTCCAACATTTAAATGCTTCATTGTTGTACCAATTTCCAATTCTTTTAATCGATTTCTACCAATAAAAGAATTAAAATATTGCGCGTAAAACCAAGGGGAAGCCTTTTTTTGTTTAAATCTTGAAATTATCAAAGCATGGCAATTACTACCTTCAAGTTCTTTAGGTACAATTGTAGTTAGCCCAACATCACCTGTTTGAACTGTTAGTAAATCGCCTTCTCTTAAACATGATTTTTGATGACTTTTATGAAAAGCATAATCAATTTTTTTGATCCCGGTAAAATTGAATGAGTTCTCTTCAACATTAAATCCTTGGATATATGTAACGCCATTATGAGCATTAGTATAGTGAGTTGTTGCAGTACCAACAAATCCATTTGTCATTAAATTTGTGATTTCTCCCAATGTAATTTCGTCCCAATCCTCAGGTATCATCCCCACTTCTGTTTGCTGATATCCTTCTCTATCTACCATGCTAATCCAATTTTTTGAAGATGAGCATTCACTTTAACTTCCAATTCTTTGGTTGAATTATCTAACTCGCCCAAGGTGTTTTCGTAACGTTCGGCTAGTTCTTTTATTCGGCTGGTTAAGCGTTGCGAAATGGCATCAATTTCAGATTGAATATCGGTTTTTAAGGCTGTCAACCATTTGTTGCCTATCACCAAATCTCTTACTTCAGCTTCGGATAATTTAGGGTATTTGTTGTAGCACAGTTTATCCAATTCAGCTACTTTCTCTTTTAACTGTTTGCCTATGGCGGTTTGTTGAGTAAATAACTTTTGTACTTTTTGCATGAGTTGGTATGCCTCTTTTTCGCTGGCATCGCCCTTAATGGCAGTCATGCGTTTGCTTAGCGTGGCTTTGGTAATTTTTCCATTGTCGTTGGCAGCCTCTTCCAGCAATCCTTCCTCTACGGCATGTTCCTCTTCGTATTGGCTGAGTTCGCTTTGCAAGCTTTCCAAATTGGCTTCCAATTTCTGAATCCCTGTGTTGTTATCAGCAAAGTAAGCATCCACTATATAGGCTTTTGGCAGTAGATCGCAGATCCATCCTTTGTCCAACTCTTTGCCGTTCTTTTTCTTTTCAATAACCCGTCGGGTTTTAGCTACCCAACCATCTTCTACTAACAGATAAGCATCATCTTTCATGATCTCGCTCCAGTAATCACGCAGATATTGGTAGATATCGTAAGCATCAATTAAGGCAGTCCCCTTGTACTCTTCCAGTAGCAATTGGGAAATCTCTGTAATTAATTTCTTGGGTGCTGTATCCGCATTAATTCCTGTCAGAATTGGATAAACCTTCTTTTGCCAATTGGTAAAAGTATTCTCTAACTGAGTTCCGTAATTTGTAAACTCAGCATGGCTGAAAATGGCTTCTTTAATCTCTGTCTTATCAATACATAGTTGAAAATAGTCTTCCCGCAAGTCTTTAAAAATGCTGGCCTTTAAATTAGGGTACACATCCCAAAAGGCCTGTAAGCTTTCTACATCCCGGTTTGGAATTCCACCATTTAAATGAGCATTTAAATCCTGAATATCTTCCTCTTTCTGGGTATCGATGTATCGTGGAATATTCAGATTGTACTCATTTTTTACAATTTCGTCGAATTTCACAAATCGAGCGTATTTTTTGGTCTCCTTCTGCTGATTAAAAACCTCTACAATTCGGTATAAATCCTGTTCCCGTAAGCGGTTTTTGTTGCCATCCTTTATAAAGCCTTTGCTGGCATCCACCATAAAAATTCCTTTGCGATCTTTGGTGTTCTCCTTATCGAGCACGATGATACAAGCAGGAATTCCCGTTCCGTAAAACAAGTTGGCCGGCAAACCAATAATTCCTTTAATCAATTTTCTATCGATTAAGTTTTCACGAATTTCCGCTTCGGCATTTCCCCGAAACAAAACGCCATGAGGAAGAATTACTGCCCCTTTTCCTGTGCTTTTCATAGATGCCAGAATGTGCAGCAGAAAGGCATAATCACCATTTTTATCGGGTGGTACACCATAAGCTCTAAAGCGATTGAATTCATCATCCATAGGTGAAATGCCATTGCTCCAGTTCTTAATGGAGAATGGAGGATTGGCTACTACAAAATCGAAACGTTTTAGTGTGCCATCGGCCTCTTTAAACTGAGGATCAGCAATGGTGTTTTTTCCCGCAATGGTCGCCTCAGGATATCCATGCAACCACATGTTCATAATCGCCAAACTTTTAGTGGCTATGTCTTTTTCCTGTCCGTAAATGGTCAAACCCTTTTCAGTCTCGTCAGCTACTTTCAATAGTAAGGAACCCGATCCACAGGTTGGATCATATACGGTATAAGAAGGCTTATCTGCTTTGTCAACATCGATAATTTTCGCCAAAATTCGCGACACCTCTGCAGGCGTATAAAATTGACCTTTGCTCTTTCCCGATTCACTGGCAAAGTGACGCATTAAAAATTCGTAGGCATCCCCTAAAATATCATCATCCTCTGCTCGATTATTTTTAAAGTCTAAAGCCGGATTCTCAAAAATAGCTATCAGATTACCCAACAGTTCTACTTTCTCGTTACCGCTTCCCAATTTGTCATCGTCGTTAAAATCGACCAAGTCCATAGAACCTTCCAGTCCGTTGGCAGCAAATAAAGGCTTTAGTATTTTCTTATTAATTTGGTCGCCGATATCAGGCTGTCCTTTCAAGGCAATCATGTCCTCGAAAGTAGCACCTGCCGGCACTTCAATTAAACTATCTGATTTGTTGGCATATTTATCGGATACATACTTCACAAAAAGCATGGTCAATACGTAATCTTTGTATTGGCTGGCATCCATTCCCCCTCTTAACTCATCGCAACTAGCCCAAAGTGAGCTGTATAATTCTGATTTCTTGATTGCCATCTATAGTATATTATTGTTTATTTGAATTTTGACTTTGCAAGTTAATATTATTGTCTTAAAAACAGGGATGTCAAAGCTGTCAAATTTATGGTAGAGCCATAATTGCCAGTATTACCATAATGTATGGTGGAGGCATAAGTGCAATAACACCAACAATTCCAATCAACAAAAAAGAGCCAAGCATTGCACTTGACTCTTCAATCTTTGCTGTTCCTTTACAACTATCTTATTGGAAAATTCATAAAATCTCGTGTTTTATAAGTATTAAGGTTATTCTCTAGGTACTATTTAATATTAGTTGCTTGATTCACTTTGTTATACTCACTACAAAGTTTCATCAAGTTACTTAGCTTCTTTTTCATATCAATATCAAGAACAATATCATCTTTCGAAAAAGAAAATTTTGGCTTTGGTATAGCTAAAGAAAACAACTCATTGTATTTCGTGCAGAAAGCTTCATTGATTTTATTTAAAACACTCGACACTTCAATTAAGCGATTTATACTTGCCGTTAGCTTAGGGATAGAACTAGTTGCATTCTTAATAAATCTCCTTAATTCTAACACATTCTGTTGTACTTCTTTTCGTTTTTCTGTGGTCTTACTATACGCATCTATAGCTTCATTTATCAATGAAGTTCCAATTTCAACACCAGCACTTATTGCTTCACTTTTTACATCTAGTTTCGTTATTGTTTCTTTTGTACTCAGTCTGGATAATGAACTATCAATAGAAACAAATGCTTGATTAGAAATAGCCTCAAAATTTTGAGATAAATCAGTATTCAACTCTTTCTTTTTCTGATGCTGAGAATCAATAGAAATATCCAGGATGAAATCTTTAAGTAATTCTTGATCTTTACTATTCATGTTAGATTTAATTCTAGCTATAAGATTTTTAGCCATACTTAAATTTCTTAAAGCTTCTTTCCTCTCTGTTTCTAATATTTCGGCCAACTCATTATTATACTTAAAAGCATCTTCATACACATGGTTTAATCGATCAGAATAATTAGCAACCTCTATATATTCTTCAATTTCTTTCTCAAGCTTCCCATGCTGACCAAGCGTAAGTATATTATTAATTAAGCTCATTCTGTTCTAGCTTTAAAGATTCAAATTCAGGTGTTAATTTCGCAACACTATGTTTAATATTTTTTATTTTTTCAGCTCTTTTAATTACATCCTCATTATTAATTCCTTTCTGAACCTTATAATTACTAAGCTTAACTTGATAAGGGATTGTAAGAACATCATATAAAAGCATTACAACTAACAATATGAGCATACATATGTTAATTAAAGTTGGCTCTATGCTATAAAAAAACAGTCTTATATCAGGTAGATAGGAAACAATCTCATAATTGTTGTAGAGTAATAATGCAAAGAGCACTAAAGAGAATAAAATATAGCGATATGATCTTAACGCAACCAAATACCCCCCAAAAAGAAAACTCCATGCAAAATAAGAATATACCTTTTTTGTCTGAAGATTATCAAAGGTATATTCGTTCTTAACAATGATAAATAAACCTACAATAATGTAGACAAATAGGTAAAACAAGAAATATTTATATTTATAAAAAAAACCTTTATTCTTCCACACAATAGTTGCTGCAGCCTGTGAATCATCATAAGATTTTTGAGTGTCCCCTATCATCGAATACACTTCAGCTCTCTTTTTCAAAACATCATAATCCTTAGGATTACAAGACAGATGATCAGAAAAATTAACTATAGCATTTTTGTAGTCACCCAACGCCGAATAACAAATTCCTTTGTAGACAAATACCTTATTATTCAACTTATCCGAAACAGGAATTTTAGAAAAATCTTCAAGTGCTTTTGCGTATTGTTCTGTATTTATATACAAACATCCTTTTTTGAAATAGACACTAGAATTTCCATCATCTCCTGAAAGTTGCA contains:
- a CDS encoding restriction endonuclease subunit S; this translates as MVDREGYQQTEVGMIPEDWDEITLGEITNLMTNGFVGTATTHYTNAHNGVTYIQGFNVEENSFNFTGIKKIDYAFHKSHQKSCLREGDLLTVQTGDVGLTTIVPKELEGSNCHALIISRFKQKKASPWFYAQYFNSFIGRNRLKELEIGTTMKHLNVGDMLNWKVPLPPTLAEQKAIATALSDVDSLISNLEKLIAKKKAIKQGAMQQLLTGKKRLPGFSGEWEELKLGTLCEFTQGVQIAQSEQLRSTRKGYIRYLYIRDFFTDDFKWYVKDIYPNKIMSSTDIMMVNTGNTAGDVYSGAEGVLSNNAFKIDFDSEKLNRDYLFLNLRSSFAIRQIKEIFNSSGQPHVGHKNIAKINIPIPHSMEEQEAIADTLSDMDKEIEALENKKAKCQQIKQGMMQELLTGKTRLI
- a CDS encoding type I restriction-modification system subunit M, whose amino-acid sequence is MAIKKSELYSSLWASCDELRGGMDASQYKDYVLTMLFVKYVSDKYANKSDSLIEVPAGATFEDMIALKGQPDIGDQINKKILKPLFAANGLEGSMDLVDFNDDDKLGSGNEKVELLGNLIAIFENPALDFKNNRAEDDDILGDAYEFLMRHFASESGKSKGQFYTPAEVSRILAKIIDVDKADKPSYTVYDPTCGSGSLLLKVADETEKGLTIYGQEKDIATKSLAIMNMWLHGYPEATIAGKNTIADPQFKEADGTLKRFDFVVANPPFSIKNWSNGISPMDDEFNRFRAYGVPPDKNGDYAFLLHILASMKSTGKGAVILPHGVLFRGNAEAEIRENLIDRKLIKGIIGLPANLFYGTGIPACIIVLDKENTKDRKGIFMVDASKGFIKDGNKNRLREQDLYRIVEVFNQQKETKKYARFVKFDEIVKNEYNLNIPRYIDTQKEEDIQDLNAHLNGGIPNRDVESLQAFWDVYPNLKASIFKDLREDYFQLCIDKTEIKEAIFSHAEFTNYGTQLENTFTNWQKKVYPILTGINADTAPKKLITEISQLLLEEYKGTALIDAYDIYQYLRDYWSEIMKDDAYLLVEDGWVAKTRRVIEKKKNGKELDKGWICDLLPKAYIVDAYFADNNTGIQKLEANLESLQSELSQYEEEHAVEEGLLEEAANDNGKITKATLSKRMTAIKGDASEKEAYQLMQKVQKLFTQQTAIGKQLKEKVAELDKLCYNKYPKLSEAEVRDLVIGNKWLTALKTDIQSEIDAISQRLTSRIKELAERYENTLGELDNSTKELEVKVNAHLQKIGLAW
- a CDS encoding tetratricopeptide repeat protein; this encodes MKNIVLLVTIMLLISSCGDKRTSEEKIIEYNKLYIEAFGFYGNNNFEAAIEKLTIANEITDTIEKSFRLRAQCYFELGDFDNSIDDYTDAIELVGEASSAYKNRAIVNIAAEEEEDFIEDINNYLKFHKRDAEAYTLRGDYFLENKEYEDAIKNYTNALDVEPSDARLYLKRGNVYSLIGNDERSISDLEEFVQLSGDDGNSSVYFKKGCLYINTEQYAKALEDFSKIPVSDKLNNKVFVYKGICYSALGDYKNAIVNFSDHLSCNPKDYDVLKKRAEVYSMIGDTQKSYDDSQAAATIVWKNKGFFYKYKYFLFYLFVYIIVGLFIIVKNEYTFDNLQTKKVYSYFAWSFLFGGYLVALRSYRYILFSLVLFALLLYNNYEIVSYLPDIRLFFYSIEPTLINICMLILLVVMLLYDVLTIPYQVKLSNYKVQKGINNEDVIKRAEKIKNIKHSVAKLTPEFESLKLEQNELN